The DNA segment GCAAGCTCAGGGTTGATTTCTGAGGGTGGAGTGAATTTGTAGCTTTCATCCACGATTTTTCCAAAGATTTCCTCGTAAGTATATCCCTCAAACGGGAGTTTTCCAGTTAACAACTCATAGAAAATGACTCCCAACTGCCAGATGTCTGTTCTCGCATCAGTATGTCCATACTTACCGGGCAATAGATGCTCTGGGGCTGCATAGAGTGGGGTATATCCCATCACACTCCTGTTCGAGCTCATGGTTCCTATTTTTGCCAGTCCCCAATCCGTGATTTTGGGAGTTAAATCGCTCTTTAGGAGGACGTTGAGGGGCTTTAGATCGCGGTGGTAGATACCCTTAAAGTGTGCGTAAGCCAATCCTTCAGCAATGCCCTTGATGAGTTTTAAGGCAGTGTTTTCTTCAACAGGTTTTGGATATTTATCCAAATCCCTAATTATCTTGTCCCCAAGTTTTACGCCCTCAACATACTCCATTTCCAAATGTGGAACTGGCAGAATGTCTACGTCATAGAGTTTGACAATATTCGGGTGATCTAAGTGAAGCCAAGTAGAAACTTCTCGTATAAACGTTCTGCTCGTCTTCTCATCGATCCTTGGGATTTTTACGGCCACTATCTTACCATCGCTTTTTCTTTTGGCTTTGAACACTTTAGCAAAGCCACCTTCTCCGAGGAAGTCTAAAGATTCATACTTGTTCAAGAGCTCTTGTGGGAAACTAGAAATGAAATTTGAATGTGTCCCTCTTTTTGATCCCTGATCACCCTTTAATATACCCAATGAAGGGTTTTCTCTTATTTCTGCCCTTTTTTCGGCTTCAATTTTGGATAATTCCACAGTAGTCATCCGAGTATTAAAGTTTTGCCTTTTTTCCGCCCAATAGTACACTATAACTGATGAAAAAGTTGAAAAAATCCAAAACCAAGGTAGTGAATACCCAGAAAGAAGCCAAGAAATGAACAACCAAAGAATCACTAGCGTTGAAGTCGTCAGCGCTACTTGGATATTACGTTTATTCTTACTTAATACAATTGCAACTGGTATTCCCCATAAAAACATTGTTACAATTCCCATTGGAAATCCAAACCAAACCGCCACCCAATACATAAAGAGTATATGAACTGGCACTGAAATAACTATAACCAAGATTGATGTCCAATTACTACCTGAGTTCGAGGACTTTGAGTATTGATTCATCGTTTTTCACCCCCAAAGATTTCGATACCTACTTATTTATGTTTCCAAACAAACCACCGTCACGTTATCCTTCGTAACGGGCAAGACCTCATTGATAAGCTCCCTTACAATATCTTCAGCACTTTTTCCTTTTGAAGCTATCTCCACAATCCTGCCCTCATCAACGTAGTCGTGAAGCCCATCTGAGCTTAGGAGCAGAACGTCGCCCTTCTGGAGGTTCCACTCGTAGAGGTCAACGCCGAAGTCTATACCGAGGGCCTTTGTGATGACGTTCCTCATCGGGTGCCTTTTGGCTTCTTCCTCGGTTATCTCGCCCTTGTCCAAAAGCTCCTGCACGAGGGAGTGGTCTTTGGTTCTCTCGAGGATTTTCCCATCCCGTATCAGATAAGCCCTGCTGTCGCCGGTGTTCGCTATTATAGCCTTCCCGTCTCTAACAAAGGCGCTTACGAGGGTCGTACCCATCCCTTCTCTTTCTCCAACGGCGCTCTCTTTTATCCTCCTATGGGCTTCCTCATAGGCCTTCATGAGAAGTTCTTTGACCTCTTTATCACTCATTCCTGGGGAATACTCTTTTTCGAAGACCTCCCTTAGGGTGTCCACTGCTATCTTCGACGCTACTTCCCCCGCGTTGTGCCCACCGAGGCCATCAGCAACGGCCAAGAGGTATGCATCGGGGAGATTGAGGACGAGGAGGTTATCTTCGTCATTCTCTCTTGCCCCAACGTGGCTCATACCAAAGGCTTTTTCCGCCTTAACTTTGATGGGGTTTTTCATCAATTGTTCGTTGGGGGAGTTCCTTGTACCAGATTCATCCCGGAGTTCCTTGAACTTGTCCGAAATAATCCTAAGAGGTGGGATCATTCCTCTACCTCCTTCTCGACCTTGTGAAGAAGGACTCTTAGCTCGTCGAGAGTTGACTTGCTTATTGGCACGCTTTCTCTCATCATTATCTCGAGCTGGCTTATGGCGTTCTCAATCTCATTTCTGTGCTCCTTTGAAAGAGCCTTTAATTCCTCTAAGGCATTTATTAGCCCCGCCTTGTCGTTCAGGTGGGCGTGGAGAATAGCATTCCTGTTCAACTGTTTG comes from the Methanomassiliicoccales archaeon genome and includes:
- a CDS encoding serine/threonine protein kinase, whose protein sequence is MNKYESLDFLGEGGFAKVFKAKRKSDGKIVAVKIPRIDEKTSRTFIREVSTWLHLDHPNIVKLYDVDILPVPHLEMEYVEGVKLGDKIIRDLDKYPKPVEENTALKLIKGIAEGLAYAHFKGIYHRDLKPLNVLLKSDLTPKITDWGLAKIGTMSSNRSVMGYTPLYAAPEHLLPGKYGHTDARTDIWQLGVIFYELLTGKLPFEGYTYEEIFGKIVDESYKFTPPSEINPELA
- a CDS encoding serine/threonine-protein phosphatase → MKNPIKVKAEKAFGMSHVGARENDEDNLLVLNLPDAYLLAVADGLGGHNAGEVASKIAVDTLREVFEKEYSPGMSDKEVKELLMKAYEEAHRRIKESAVGEREGMGTTLVSAFVRDGKAIIANTGDSRAYLIRDGKILERTKDHSLVQELLDKGEITEEEAKRHPMRNVITKALGIDFGVDLYEWNLQKGDVLLLSSDGLHDYVDEGRIVEIASKGKSAEDIVRELINEVLPVTKDNVTVVCLET